In Gambusia affinis linkage group LG06, SWU_Gaff_1.0, whole genome shotgun sequence, one DNA window encodes the following:
- the slc19a3b gene encoding solute carrier family 19 member 3b isoform X1, producing the protein MGYWAKLKSSGWAYPTIVLSVYGFLANCRVAEPFLTPYLIGPNKNISEEVVTNYLFPVWTYSYLAFLFPVFLLTDFLKYKPVIMVQGLFLVSNYLLLSFAPGLPAMTFLQVNFGIVTSTEVAYFSYIYSVIPLKSYQKATSYLRSAMLTGYTFGASLGQMLVSIGGVDYFYLNAITLGIVCAAFLVSFWLPMPKRTMFFKGEEAVGSLSQKKGSLKNYGQRDSGEDKDGESLEDKKMEHAGGAGWCSRESVITAGPLLWKSFKESYSSRHLVYWSLWWALATAGYMQIFNYIQLKWDHIKPSATSSVYNGAVEAVSSVFGAAAAFSVSFIRVTWARWGELTLGFFSAVCSGAVYLMAFTSSIWACYAAYVLFKSCYMFLITITIFQIASNLSMECYALTFGINTFIALLLQTIVTVIVVDETALGLDIVTQFIIYGSYYAAISVLFLIRGTYTASVRQRSVDQTETRGKESGGEVISTERF; encoded by the exons ATGGGATATTGGGCAAAATTGAAGTCTTCTGGATGGGCTTACCCCACCATAGTGCTGTCAGTCTATGGCTTTCTTGCTAATTGCCGAGTAGCAGAGCCCTTTCTTACGCCTTACCTAATTGGAccaaacaagaacatttctgaagaggTG GTGACCAACTATCTGTTTCCTGTTTGGACATACTCATACCTGGCctttctttttccagttttcctccTGACTGACTTTCTGAAGTACAAACCTGTCATTATGGTACAGGGACTCTTTCTTGTCAGCAACTATCTCTTGCTATCCTTTGCCCCTGGCCTGCCTGCAATGACCTTCCTTCAG GTCAACTTTGGAATAGTGACTTCCACAGAGGTCGCCTACTTCTCTTATATTTACAGCGTGATTCCGCTAAAAAGCTATCAAAAAGCTACAAGTTACCTGCGTAGCGCCATGCTGACGGGTTATACATTTGGTGCCAGCCTTGGCCAAATGCTTGTCTCCATTGGAg GAGTGGATTACTTCTACTTAAATGCTATAACTCTGGGGATTGTTTGCGCAGCTTTTCTAGTCTCTTTCTGGTTGCCCATGCCCAAAAGGACCATGTTCTTCAAAGGGGAAGAGGCTGTGGGCTCCCTGTCGCAGAAGAAAGGGTCACTCAAAAACTATGGGCAGAGAGATTCAGGGGAGGACAAGGATGGAGAATCCTTGGAGGACAAAAAGATGGAGCATGCTGGCGGTGCTGGCTGGTGCAGCAGGGAAAGTGTGATCACTGCAGGTCCCTTACTTTGGAAAAGCTTTAAGGAATCATACTCTTCTAG GCATTTAGTCTACTGGTCCTTGTGGTGGGCATTGGCCACAGCCGGCTACATGCAGATCTTTAACTACATCCAGCTTAAATGGGACCATATAAAACCATCTGCCACGTCATCTGTCTATAATGGAGCTGTGGAAGCTGtatcttctgtttttg GTGCTGCTGCAGCGTTCTCTGTGAGCTTCATCAGAGTGACCTGGGCCAGGTGGGGAGAGCTGACCCTGGGGTTCTTCTCGGCTGTATGCTCAGGTGCCGTGTATCTGATGGCATTTACCAGCAGTATCTGGGCGTGCTATGCTGCATATGTCTTATTCAAATCCTGCTACATGTTTCTCATTACCATCACAAT ATTTCAGATAGCATCCAACCTCTCCATGGAGTGTTATGCTTTGACGTTTGGGATCAACACATTCATAGCCCTCTTACTGCAGACTATTGTCACAGTCATTGTTGTGGATGAAACCGCACTGGGACTGGACATTGTCACCCAG TTTATCATATATGGCAGCTACTATGCTGCCATATCAGTTCTCTTTCTGATCCGAGGGACTTACACCGCCAGCGTACGTCAGCGATCTGTGGATCAGACAGAGACTAGAGGAAAAGAATCAGGTGGAGAGGTGATCTCTACTGAACGTTTCTga
- the slc19a3b gene encoding solute carrier family 19 member 3b isoform X3, translated as MGYWAKLKSSGWAYPTIVLSVYGFLANCRVAEPFLTPYLIGPNKNISEEVVTNYLFPVWTYSYLAFLFPVFLLTDFLKYKPVIMVQGLFLVSNYLLLSFAPGLPAMTFLQVNFGIVTSTEVAYFSYIYSVIPLKSYQKATSYLRSAMLTGYTFGASLGQMLVSIGGVDYFYLNAITLGIVCAAFLVSFWLPMPKRTMFFKGEEAVGSLSQKKGSLKNYGQRDSGEDKDGESLEDKKMEHAGGAGWCSRESVITAGPLLWKSFKESYSSRHLVYWSLWWALATAGYMQIFNYIQLKWDHIKPSATSSVYNGAVEAVSSVFGAAAAFSVSFIRVTWARWGELTLGFFSAVCSDSIQPLHGVLCFDVWDQHIHSPLTADYCHSHCCG; from the exons ATGGGATATTGGGCAAAATTGAAGTCTTCTGGATGGGCTTACCCCACCATAGTGCTGTCAGTCTATGGCTTTCTTGCTAATTGCCGAGTAGCAGAGCCCTTTCTTACGCCTTACCTAATTGGAccaaacaagaacatttctgaagaggTG GTGACCAACTATCTGTTTCCTGTTTGGACATACTCATACCTGGCctttctttttccagttttcctccTGACTGACTTTCTGAAGTACAAACCTGTCATTATGGTACAGGGACTCTTTCTTGTCAGCAACTATCTCTTGCTATCCTTTGCCCCTGGCCTGCCTGCAATGACCTTCCTTCAG GTCAACTTTGGAATAGTGACTTCCACAGAGGTCGCCTACTTCTCTTATATTTACAGCGTGATTCCGCTAAAAAGCTATCAAAAAGCTACAAGTTACCTGCGTAGCGCCATGCTGACGGGTTATACATTTGGTGCCAGCCTTGGCCAAATGCTTGTCTCCATTGGAg GAGTGGATTACTTCTACTTAAATGCTATAACTCTGGGGATTGTTTGCGCAGCTTTTCTAGTCTCTTTCTGGTTGCCCATGCCCAAAAGGACCATGTTCTTCAAAGGGGAAGAGGCTGTGGGCTCCCTGTCGCAGAAGAAAGGGTCACTCAAAAACTATGGGCAGAGAGATTCAGGGGAGGACAAGGATGGAGAATCCTTGGAGGACAAAAAGATGGAGCATGCTGGCGGTGCTGGCTGGTGCAGCAGGGAAAGTGTGATCACTGCAGGTCCCTTACTTTGGAAAAGCTTTAAGGAATCATACTCTTCTAG GCATTTAGTCTACTGGTCCTTGTGGTGGGCATTGGCCACAGCCGGCTACATGCAGATCTTTAACTACATCCAGCTTAAATGGGACCATATAAAACCATCTGCCACGTCATCTGTCTATAATGGAGCTGTGGAAGCTGtatcttctgtttttg GTGCTGCTGCAGCGTTCTCTGTGAGCTTCATCAGAGTGACCTGGGCCAGGTGGGGAGAGCTGACCCTGGGGTTCTTCTCGGCTGTATGCTCAG ATAGCATCCAACCTCTCCATGGAGTGTTATGCTTTGACGTTTGGGATCAACACATTCATAGCCCTCTTACTGCAGACTATTGTCACAGTCATTGTTGTGGATGA
- the slc19a3b gene encoding solute carrier family 19 member 3b isoform X2, with protein MGYWAKLKSSGWAYPTIVLSVYGFLANCRVAEPFLTPYLIGPNKNISEEVVTNYLFPVWTYSYLAFLFPVFLLTDFLKYKPVIMVQGLFLVSNYLLLSFAPGLPAMTFLQVNFGIVTSTEVAYFSYIYSVIPLKSYQKATSYLRSAMLTGYTFGASLGQMLVSIGAFLVSFWLPMPKRTMFFKGEEAVGSLSQKKGSLKNYGQRDSGEDKDGESLEDKKMEHAGGAGWCSRESVITAGPLLWKSFKESYSSRHLVYWSLWWALATAGYMQIFNYIQLKWDHIKPSATSSVYNGAVEAVSSVFGAAAAFSVSFIRVTWARWGELTLGFFSAVCSGAVYLMAFTSSIWACYAAYVLFKSCYMFLITITIFQIASNLSMECYALTFGINTFIALLLQTIVTVIVVDETALGLDIVTQFIIYGSYYAAISVLFLIRGTYTASVRQRSVDQTETRGKESGGEVISTERF; from the exons ATGGGATATTGGGCAAAATTGAAGTCTTCTGGATGGGCTTACCCCACCATAGTGCTGTCAGTCTATGGCTTTCTTGCTAATTGCCGAGTAGCAGAGCCCTTTCTTACGCCTTACCTAATTGGAccaaacaagaacatttctgaagaggTG GTGACCAACTATCTGTTTCCTGTTTGGACATACTCATACCTGGCctttctttttccagttttcctccTGACTGACTTTCTGAAGTACAAACCTGTCATTATGGTACAGGGACTCTTTCTTGTCAGCAACTATCTCTTGCTATCCTTTGCCCCTGGCCTGCCTGCAATGACCTTCCTTCAG GTCAACTTTGGAATAGTGACTTCCACAGAGGTCGCCTACTTCTCTTATATTTACAGCGTGATTCCGCTAAAAAGCTATCAAAAAGCTACAAGTTACCTGCGTAGCGCCATGCTGACGGGTTATACATTTGGTGCCAGCCTTGGCCAAATGCTTGTCTCCATTGGAg CTTTTCTAGTCTCTTTCTGGTTGCCCATGCCCAAAAGGACCATGTTCTTCAAAGGGGAAGAGGCTGTGGGCTCCCTGTCGCAGAAGAAAGGGTCACTCAAAAACTATGGGCAGAGAGATTCAGGGGAGGACAAGGATGGAGAATCCTTGGAGGACAAAAAGATGGAGCATGCTGGCGGTGCTGGCTGGTGCAGCAGGGAAAGTGTGATCACTGCAGGTCCCTTACTTTGGAAAAGCTTTAAGGAATCATACTCTTCTAG GCATTTAGTCTACTGGTCCTTGTGGTGGGCATTGGCCACAGCCGGCTACATGCAGATCTTTAACTACATCCAGCTTAAATGGGACCATATAAAACCATCTGCCACGTCATCTGTCTATAATGGAGCTGTGGAAGCTGtatcttctgtttttg GTGCTGCTGCAGCGTTCTCTGTGAGCTTCATCAGAGTGACCTGGGCCAGGTGGGGAGAGCTGACCCTGGGGTTCTTCTCGGCTGTATGCTCAGGTGCCGTGTATCTGATGGCATTTACCAGCAGTATCTGGGCGTGCTATGCTGCATATGTCTTATTCAAATCCTGCTACATGTTTCTCATTACCATCACAAT ATTTCAGATAGCATCCAACCTCTCCATGGAGTGTTATGCTTTGACGTTTGGGATCAACACATTCATAGCCCTCTTACTGCAGACTATTGTCACAGTCATTGTTGTGGATGAAACCGCACTGGGACTGGACATTGTCACCCAG TTTATCATATATGGCAGCTACTATGCTGCCATATCAGTTCTCTTTCTGATCCGAGGGACTTACACCGCCAGCGTACGTCAGCGATCTGTGGATCAGACAGAGACTAGAGGAAAAGAATCAGGTGGAGAGGTGATCTCTACTGAACGTTTCTga
- the daw1 gene encoding dynein assembly factor with WDR repeat domains 1 — translation MRLKRFLLRYYPPGIILEYERGGYLRTKSIDLLDLTPETNTDELVSEIRQSEPLITESRAEQVKELVLRLQQKQGQQDHHRFCFCKELKAHILPLTNIAFNKSGSRFITGSYDRTCRVWDTASGTELHTLEGHRNVVYAIAFNNPYGDKIATGSFDKTCKLWCAETGKCFHTFCGHRAEIVCLAFNPQSTLVATGSMDATAKLWDVESGKEVATLTGHTVEVLSLCFNTVGNHLVTGSFDYTVAIWDVASKRRVHTLIGHLGEISNVQFNWDCSLIASGSTDKTCKLWDAVSGKCVATLVGHREEVLDVCFDLSGQLIATASADGTAKIFNAATHQCLVTLKGHDKEISKICFSPQGSRVLTASSDKTARLWDVQSGACLQILEGHTDEIFSCAFNYEGDTIITGSKDNTCRIWY, via the exons ATGAGACTCAAGCGGTTTCTTCTCAGATATTATCCACCCG GTATAATCCTGGAATATGAGCGAGGAGGCTATTTGAGGACCAAATCCATCGATCTTCTGGATTTGACACCTGA GACAAATACAGATGAGCTAGTGTCAGAAATCAGACAATCAGAGCCTCTGATTACAGAGTCCCGGGCCGAACAGGTCAAAGAGTTGGTTCTCCGACTCCAACAAAAACAGGGTCAGCAGGATCACCACAGGTTCTGTTTCTGCAAG GAGCTGAAGGCACACATACTGCCTCTGACCAATATTGCCTTTAATAAGTCTGGATCAAG GTTCATAACTGGAAGTTATGACAGAACATGTAGAGTTTGGGACACCGCCTCTGGCACAGAGCTGCACACACTTGAGGGTCACAGAAACGTTGTATATGCAATCGCATTCAACAATCCCTACGG AGACAAGATTGCCACAGGCTCTTTCGATAAGACCTGCAAACTGTGGTGTGCGGAGACAggcaaatgttttcatacattttgtgGACACAGGGCTGAAATA GTGTGTCTGGCGTTCAACCCTCAGAGTACACTGGTGGCCACAGGCAGCATGGATGCCACCGCGAAGCTGTGGGATGTGGAAAGTGGGAAGGAGGTGGCCACACTGACA GGCCACACCGTAGAGGTCCTCTCTTTGTGCTTTAACACCGTTGGCAATCATCTTGTTACTGGCTCCTTTGATTACACAGTTGCTATATGGGATGTTGCTTCCAAAAG acgGGTTCACACTTTGATAGGTCACTTGGGAGAAATAAGTAATGTTCAGTTTAACTGGGATTGTTCTCTCATAGCCTCTGGTTCCACTGACAAAACCTGTAAG ctgtggGATGCGGTCAGTGGGAAATGTGTGGCCACCCTAGTCGGACATAGAGAGGAGGTGTTGGATGTGTGTTTTGATTTAAGCGGTCAGCTTATTGCTACAGCTTCTGCTGATG gtacagcaaaaatattcaatgcaGCTACACATCAGTGTCTGGTGACACTGAAGGGCCACGACAAGGAAATCTCCAAG ATTTGTTTCAGCCCCCAGGGCAGCAGGGTCCTGACAGCCAGCTCAGACAAGACAGCCCGTCTGTGGGATGTTCAGTCCGGAGCCTGCCTTCAAATCCTGGAGGGCCACACAGACGAGATCTTCTCCTGTGCCTTCAACTATGAGGGGGACACCATCATTACAG GCAGCAAGGATAACACATGTCGGATCTGGTACTGA